Genomic segment of Peribacillus frigoritolerans:
TTCCAAGAAAGATTTACCTAGGTCCCGTGTTGCCGCGGGCATGATGTACGCACCTTTCAAAATCGTTTCTAATGCATCAGCATATTGGACCTTGATGTCCTCTATGCGTCCCGTTAATGATTTTTTTTCTTTCAATAGGCTGTCCACTTGATTCGTCAGGTGTACTCGTTCTTCATGAGGAAGTTCTGACAATACTTCAAAATCATCGGCATGTTCCTCTTCATACTGCTCCTTCAGCCAATTAAGATGCCTTTCGACAAGGGCATTAGCCGATTGCATGATGGCATCTTTGCCATCATTTAGACCTTTTCCAGCCATTTCATATATGAATTGCTTGACCACTTCTATTTCATTTTCACTATTGTTCAAGTCTCTTACGGAAGTATAAAAAACCCCATCAGGATATACATTCCAGTTCGCAAATGCTTCAGAAACGGAAAGCTTGAAGTCTTGAAAGCTAAGCTCGTTCTCATCATGCTTATCAATCATATTGATAATTAAGTATGTCGGTTTTTCAGCCTCTAACAATTCTTTCGTGAATAGGAAGTTCACCTCTGATTGGACGTGATTGTAGTCCATGACATAGAAGACAACATCAGCTAGATGCAAGGCAGATTCCGTAGAAACTCTATGTGCATCATCGGTTGAATCAATCCCTGGCGTATCCATGATCGCACATGAATCCGGCAGTGAAAAATCATTGGAGCTTATCGTTATTGCCGATACTGAGTCTCCATCCTTGGCAAATTTCTTGACCTCTTTAAAATCATAAGGTGCAGGAAATAATACTGGTGGCTGATGATGGTAAAAGACCTTGGCATAGTCTTCCCCTTTTTGGACTTTTACCGTATTTGCACTCGTTGGAATCGGACTTGAAGGCAGTACTTGATCACCAAGGAAAAAATTGATCATACTGGATTTCCCCGCTGAAAAATGCCCGCAAAAAGCAATGATGAACTCCTCATTATTCACTTTCATGATTAACTGTTTCAGTTTATCGGCATTGCCTGTATCACCTGCCGATTGAAATTTCTCATACATGGCAGTCAAAATCCCCAATTTGGACTGTTGCTTTAATGTTTCTTGAATCATGAATCCATACCCCTTAATCTATCGTCATTTTGATATTCTTATTGTAAACGATTTCGTTTGTTATTCATACCATCAGCTTTATTTTTACTATATGATTCATTACAGTCCATGTTCAAAAAAAAAAATCCACCGATTGGTGGATTCATGCTGTTTGATTCATATTGACTTGGAATGCAAAAAAAAAACAGGATGTTTACCTGGTTGTAGGGGTGGGGTTAAAAGCAGCTCGGTTTTCAATTGGTGACTCAATATAAGGTTTTACTGCCTTTGCCGGTTTTTGAATATTATTCAATACATGTTTCATCACAAAACCATATGTAGCGATTGTCAATAAAATGAATACCCAAACCATTACCAACACCATCCTCTTATATATTGTTTAGCTTTTAGTTATTAGTTATTAGTTATTTAAATAAAATTATCGAGATCCGAATGAGAATAATTTTCATCTTCATTTAGAATCTTATCACGAACGATAATCATTTTCAATAAGAAATTAAATTTTTTTATTATTTTCCCTTAAAAACCGTAGAATATTCCGTATGTTCCTTTAAAGCCTTTTCTTCCAGCGGGATTCTTACCGTCATCATCCAAACATTCAATAAACTAAAGATGATAGCAGTATAATATGCATTGAATAATAAGGAAATAACTAAAATCTCAGTTGCGACTATGATATAGTTCGGATGTTTGAAATATTTATAAGGACCTTTAATGACTACATCGGCATCGGGAACCACTATGATTTTTGTATTCCAATGTTTTCCCAATGAACGGATTGCCCAAATCCTGCCTGACTGCGCAATTAGAAAAAGGGTCAGCCAAATTGGCCAAAGTCCAGACATATCCCTTTCAAGCGCGACTACTTCAATAATGAGAACAATAAAAAAACTAATATGCATTAGAACCATCCATCTGTAATGGGACTCACCGTATTCCAATGCTCCTGCAGCTTTCAGCTGTTTTTCGTTTTGTTTGGCGATATATAATTCAACCAGGCGTTGTATTGCGATCAAGATAATGAAAATGGCAAAGATCATCACTTCCACCTCATTAACACAAGTTCAGATGAAAACCCAGGCCCTAATGCAGCAGCCAAGCCCACCTCACCTTTATTCCCGCCCCGCTGCATGAACCTCTCAAGGACGTACAAAATAGTTGCCGAGGACATATTTCCAAATTCCCTCAATACGCTCATTGACTCTGCCGTCATGCTTTCATCGAATCCGAGGGCTTCGTGATAAGCATCGATTACTTTTTTGCCTCCAGGATGAGCGATGAAATCTTTTATGTCACTTAGATCGAATCCATTCTCCATTAAGAACTCTTGAACATTCGGTTTAAGCCAATCCTTGATGATTGTAGGGATATCTTTCGAAAAAATCACGTATAATCCTTGATCTTTAACATCCCACCCCATTACATCCAATGAATTCGGCATAAGCGTAGATTGAGAATCCAAAAATTGCAAATGT
This window contains:
- a CDS encoding isoprenylcysteine carboxyl methyltransferase family protein, translating into MIFAIFIILIAIQRLVELYIAKQNEKQLKAAGALEYGESHYRWMVLMHISFFIVLIIEVVALERDMSGLWPIWLTLFLIAQSGRIWAIRSLGKHWNTKIIVVPDADVVIKGPYKYFKHPNYIIVATEILVISLLFNAYYTAIIFSLLNVWMMTVRIPLEEKALKEHTEYSTVFKGK